In Plasmodium berghei ANKA genome assembly, contig: PbANKA_00_1, whole genome shotgun sequence, the genomic window tttgtGCTCTACGTTTTATcttatcataattttttggaTAGGATTTATCATGTCGGTTCtatgaaaaatacaaaaaatgataaatacaTGGAAGAAATACTTCAATTTACAAGgacaaatataatatattattcatatatacatttatacagaaattatatatttttgatgaataatgaaatgtaattattataatattaaaaattatatattggtTACGGATTCGACATAGGTAACACCAACGTGATCGTATTCTTTTGTGATAATAAATCCGAAAAAATTAgcaaacatattttttaatactatCTGTCTAATAATATCGTCAAAATCAATATGATCATTGAGCAAGTTTACACCTTTTTTgcccttttttttattggcACTGGTTTcgtcatttatatttatcgaTGTATTGGCAAAAAATGTTGTATTCGATTCctataaaatgaataaatatatatttaaataaattgtatGTAATAActtgaaaaatatgatatatatcgAGACGAAGGAAAAAAAGATCTTCTTACTTCAGCTATTGTAAATAAcccaaaattatatttatggaATGGTGTGACgctatatttttgtatcaGTACCAAATTTGAATTGTGTTTGAGGACAATTCTtggtataaataaaactataattttatataaatgcaaattaaaatattatggagtttaacaaaacaaaaaaatagtgGCATAAAACATTGAATAATTacacaataaatataacataaaaGTGATAaccatatattaaattgtttaattaactattttttatatacctTTACTATCATTGGAACCGAAACCATATAAATCCTTGGGTtcatataacatttttactatttgATTACACTAATgacaacaaaaaaaatatattcatataataataattatatttttttattcaaacTAAATTTCccaacataaaaaaatatgtttgtTATTTATACCTTATTTGGATTGCGGATTTTACGATAAAATTTTGCAACGTCTATACCTCCATAGTCCGTAAAACTTATAAATCCTTTTCCCTCGAATGCATAATAACTGCAATTACTATTTTAAttacaataatattttaagcGATCTATAACATCGCACATAATTTCTGATGCTTTTTTAGCTTCTTCATAATCAGTACACGATAGTAAGTCTCGATTTTCATGATTTTCAAACTCTATTGATCAAAGtggaattatttttaatttataaaataaacaaatcgaaatgtatttataaatagtaTTTTGATGATCAAATCGACATGCAAATGCTTATTTGGGCGAATATGCATTTAACACTTCGATAATGGTACACGTATATGTATagttatattatatgtagatatattatataagcgtatttttttacttataattatttgaaataaGCTTGGTTAGATCATCATTGTCTAGAATAAAATTACCTTGAGCATCTTTATTTGGAATAAGATTATCTAAATAGTCTTTGTCTTGATTAATGTAGTCTAGATATTCTTTGTTTGGAATAAGATTATCTAAATAGTCTTTGTCTTGAGTAATGTAGTCTAGATATTCTTTGTTTGGAATAAGATTATCTAAATAGTCTTTGTCTTGAGTAATGTAGTCTAGATATTCTTTGTTTGGAATAAGATTATCTAAATAGTCTTTGTCTTGAGTAATGTAGTCTAGATATTCTTTGTTTGGAATAAGATTATCTAAATAGTCTTTGTCTTGAGTAATGTAGTCTAGATATTCTTTGTTTGGAATAAGATTATCTAAATAGTCTTTGTCTTGAGTAATGTAGTCTAGATATTCTTTGTCTGGGgtaacattatttttgacAGTTTTTATCAAATCAATTTGGGATATATTTGATTTGACTAGAAAATCTATGTCTGAAGCTGGTTCCGTTATaagattattatttttcataaatattccCATCTTTAAAGAATGTTCTAAAGAATCATCGGGTGAATCAAGCTCAGTTGCAAAGGATGTATTATTCACATATACGAAGATGcttataagaaaaaaaaaaattttaatataaaatttattcatttttgaACTTTACAAACATATGTTAAATTACatattagtattttttttaattaaaaattaacaattcGAAAAATAGCACATGTATATTAAAGTTGAagcaaataattttctccaataaagtataaaaaacaaatatttattttaaaaaaatacaaattattatttaaacgAGAAACTTGTATGATTTTAATAGATTTATAagtttaatatattttttatttaaataattcaatCACAAGACGACGTCAATAACAGAACGtttcataaataatgaatatcaaaaatattatgattcACAATctcattaatattataatatctaaaaataaataactttaattatattatataaatgatatttttagCATATAGCattatgaatatacaaattttgtatttttataattaactaaattcaatttaaaatttataaaacatatcATTGTATATgaaattacatatatatttatatataatagaaaaaaacgTTGTTGCCTAGTAGAAAATCaatcatttaaaataaaaatatgtatttattttaatataattatatatatttacattagtaattatattcaaataattgttttgatatattttccatttttttacaatttttttttgataatgcatagtttttaatataaaacatgtattgtatttttaaatattaaaataatttaatttaatctGAGAAATTCagttaattttatatattaataatactataataataacaatatttttttacctcatcataataatagtatattaaaatttatattatgagAATCACACATTTTgtgatttttttatcacttttaatacaaattttactaaataacatttttatagcaaaatttttaattttataaaaattgtgtaTTGGTAGTAATATTGACGTCCAtgcttttttataaatgaatacaaattataaatttccTTTTAATAGTAaagcataatatatataaaattaaaaaaaatacaaataaataaaatgctGAAACATAAAGTTGTTAAGccaagaaatatatatataattaatttattttttaattatattattcttGTTGAAGAGGTGTTCATATTTGATGGGTCAAGGTTATGTATTATGGGTTATAGTTTTGTTCACTGAATTTTCGTTTTGAGTTAAGGTTCGGGGATATtgtaatttaattttttataatttgataatatttattggtATGTAAAtgttgaatatatatatatatatatttaccaTTTCCGTATGTTTAATCTCGAGCTGAAGCCTAAATATGCACCCCCAAAGGGACATAGACGTTCATATGAAAGGGACTGCATACCATATTTTCCATATGTTATAATACTTATATCTAATTCGTTcgtatatattaaatgtggcaatattataacttcgaattatatattttattgctAATTTTTGGCTAACTATATATAAGAACCCTTATTATCTATTATATAAGACTTGATCCATAGTTATATTGAATTTTCCACATCATAATGTACAATGGATTTCTTTATTTggtgaaatattttatttagtaaaaCTTATCATTTGTatcatattcatttaatttaaataatgttaTCAAATTGAACTATATAGTAATTTCATATATCAGggtataaattataattcgATTCGTTTTGAATAATCATCTACATTATAATATAGCTTCAGGTTAATgggaatatttttattgttaattAAAGATATTACCAATATAGAATTGGTagtcataaaatatagatgcATGGTATATCGATCTAAAATCGACAATACAacgatatatataaaatatgttttatgtATCTAGCATTTTTAGTAacacaataaaaatatacatattaataGTAAATTACATTATAGATATAGGCATACTatccttttatttttcgattatatatagtttCATTTTATGCTAAAGTTTTAAATTCAATAATAGAGATAGTTCTATACacattaatttatttactatAAAGGTATAGTATTAGATTAATCACTATtgatttttaaattttaaagatTTGAGgcacaaataaattatttttaaaatagttaaaagaaaaatataagtatattaataaaatttaatgttaTAGTTTGTTATAATACTTATAAAGAATTtggtatataaaattaacgTTATTgtactaatatatataatattgtatcAATGGCCAAGCACAGAAATATGTTAATTTTgtgaaatatatacaattatatattaatgcaaagtatataacaaaagtatgtaataattaatttaatttgaattaataatatttttattaggttattatatatatataaaatcacaaatatattgttattgCTAAATAATATGTTCTAAAATActtaatttaaaaactaTGAAACAaggaaatattatacattgatttaaagtatttttattaagcGCACAAATTATTCCGTCGTAATATACAGTGATATAGCATTAACAATAGATAAACGTATTAAATacgaataaatataatgtttCTAGTTGATACACTACATGGATATAAATTCAtcacatatattattaaaggCATGATAAGATTAAAATTGTATGCATACAAgattaaatgaaatattataacatttatttaagTAGGCTTTAATGcgataatattaaaattaacactatcaagaaaaataatattaataattctatagtcttaaaaatattgtttttcatcaaaaaactaaatatagtttattataaaatataaaatcaaactatatatttagaaaagtaataattataagttatttttaatgtataCATGAATTGAAAGTTTTAATggtataaaatataaaatataattaaactatgagaataaataaatcttATATGGCTATATTCTTGTCTTAAAAAAGCATACTTCCCTTATCTCTCCTATctaaaatgtaaatataacaatttaattaagaatagttttctattatactttaaaatttgcattaatacttatttatgtgttatatatttaatatttactaagtattatttaaaaaaaaatgtgcatTCAAAGACTTATTTAAGCTTATAAATAACATAGTAAATGCGGTTCAGTGCTAATTATCGTTTTAAACCGAGGAAAATATgtgcaaaatatattataaaatcacCCAACAaggtatatttttaaattgaaGTACGTATGAATAAAACTAATGTTATTGAAAatgttaaatataattgaaattgatatatattaaataaaaataatattaaaattatgtatatgcaattaaaaaaggtaACAATGCAacttattttgtaaatgttataattttagattagactatattatatattataagaaaaaagcatataaaaatttaatatatttaaaaaaacgattatttatatacttttaaggattatagtaataatagaactttttattttttatatatatacagtatttatgttttagAAAAAGTTTTACTAAAAAAGAAGATGCTATAGATTTTTTATGTTCAAACATactttaaattaattatataagtatatccatttttataataaagttataccatattttattaataatagttttttttgtataaaatgcatcatatctatatttaatCAAAAGTGTATTGAATAACCCTATATTTAAGGTGAATTAGCTaattatcataaatataaatgtaacTTTTCtttagtaataatattattttattactctatattaatttaattatttaaaattttataatatatttaactaTAGATAGTTTCTATATATAGGGTTAAGGTATTCGCGTCACATATTTGGATCAGTGCATATAAAACAGCATGATTTTGCTCAATttgcaaataaaaaataaaatcccATTATAATGGATGACAAAATagtatatgcattttttaataataataatttcctTTACATTTGTTGatattatattacatataaatatcattaaactttattttaataagaTTTGCAATCATTCGcgtttttattaattgtttttaacTCTTTCATAGTGTAGGACGTTCTTTGCTTTAAGGAATTCGTTTTCCAATAATTTGGAAGTAAACGGAGACTATCAATTTATTATGAATCAATCAACTTTAAATGGGTATTGTACTAATAACAAATGTAGTAGTAACCtcgaaaaaattaatgctggatgtttatttttgtttgatGCATTTTTTAAGGATTCTTCTGTGTTTAGTTCTGttgcaaaaaataacataaatattgtTGAATACATTATCATGTGGTTAAGTTATATGTTAAACCTAAAGGAACAAGCAGGAAATATGAAcaatatacaatatttttatactacatatataaataatgataaatacaaaaatactATAACCGATGTTACAgagtataaaaattataaggatcttatagataaaaaaaaagatttaataaatatgaatattaaagatatatctaaattttatgatgcatttaatacattatgtatgatttatattgaatttgatgaaaaaagTCCAAATTGCAATAAATATTCGGGAAAAGCTAAAGAATTtgttgaaaaatataaaaaacttaAGGAAGATTCTAATATTACTGGAAATAgctcatataataaattattgtcTACACTATCAAATgattatgataattttaaaaagaaatgtAGTAGTGTTAATTGTAAAGATTTTCCACTCCTTCAAGAGATAAAAACAACACAACCTCATGTACAAAGTTCTAAACAAATTCCTGAACAAACTGTAGAAACTTCTGAACAAATCCCTGAGCAAACTGTACAAACTATACAAAAATTAGAACAGATTTCTGAAGTTGCATCATCAAGTTCATCGATAggaaacaaattatttacagTTTTATCGATATTTGGTGCAATAGCATTTTTTTCAGGAATTGGATATaaggtaaataataatccaattaaaatatattcaacaCCAAGTAATTTATGAATACAAGtaaattatacatttttttttaatttttatattagtattcattatttaagtCTCGAAAACGATCTCGAAAACATCATTTAAGAGAAAagctaaaaaataaagaagaaactggataattaatatatgacCCCGAGAATAGCgatcaatatattttagatatttttatatttgaaaataacaaaattttgataataatttttgcataatttttatatagtttttatgTTGTGGGTCAGGGTTATGTTTGTGGATCCCATATTCGGGTTAGGGTCAAGTATTACATTGCATTTAATTTTGCATAATTTGAACACtaattaaacatatatatattatatccGTACGTTTAATATCGAGATGAAAACCAAACATGCACCCCAAAGGGGTTCTTCcattaatatgaaaaggGCTACAtcacattttttcataagttataatatatataattgagTGTTCATGCCGATTTAAcatgattaaaaaaaatgtctatattgtgtatattaatatagatattgactatatatatatgaagcCGTATTATGCTATATCATAATtcctattatataaatttttttaatctaTGGTTATATCAAATTTTGTATAACACAACatgtttctttatttgatgaaacattttatttagtaaaaCTTATTAGtatcatatttatgttgattcaaatcatatttttataaccgaacagtataatattattatatatgaaggtataaattataattagaTTCATTTGGTACAACTGTTTACACtacaatatttattcatattaataCGTGTTTTTAAGATTAATTAAACACATTaccaatatataatagataatcataaaatatcGATCGATATTCGACAACACAACGTTGTCTATAAAAGGCATTTTATGCATCTAACATTTTagtaatacataaaaaatgcactatagatatattataataaatttataaattataaatatatataatactcacttttttcatttcaataatttacatttatGGTAATGTCtaatttatattgatagaactacttatatatatattaatttatcataaggtataataatagattaatcactattaattttttaatttgatatttttgaggtatatataaactggaaatatattataattagttatttgaaaaaaaataagcatattaataaagtttaatattatattttgttttaacaattataaataatatggtAGGTACAatgcattattattatatacctATACATATAAACTAGTAAAATACTCTAcgaataattaatattgaaatattgtattattGCGAAAActtcatataattaaatatttttttttcgaaaagACACATACTAATACATTATAAAggtatcatttttatatattttttaaagatcCATTTTGGGATAtgttgttttatattataaaaaatcgGATAGAGAAAAGGTTAAAGACTCAATTAATGTTAAatatctttttattattccatattagcatatattatattatcattgtttaatgaatcatcatttttaaatttaaaatagcactgttttatcataaaattaataaaatatagaatttttaataaattatttgaatgtatatacattgATAAGTATAGcagtataatatataagataaaaaatgacTATGTAGAACATGTACGAATATTTatctaaatttatatattaaaagagCAAATATATCTTATCTCTCTCCTCTTGAAGGGCAATATAGCAACCTAATTAAACatagttttttattatactttaaaatttgCATTAATAGTTATTTATgtgttaatatttaatatttactaagcattattttaaaaataatatgcatgCAAAGACTTATTTAAACTTATAAATAGTTTAATAAATGCGGTTCAGTGCTAATTGTCGTTTTAAACCGTGGAAAAGGTGTGCAaactatattataaaatcacccaataaagtataattataaattgaagtatataataataaaaataaagttatcGGACTCATTAAAATGGATAAGaatttatctatattaaataaaatggtggtatataatattagaaataactatataaatatttaatataatttaaaaaattactatttatatacttttaaggatatagtaataataatttttttaattttttatatttgtgcAGTATTTAAGTTTCAGGATATTGTTTATGTTCTATATTAAAGCATATGTATAAgaagatatattttaaattcattataaaagtatattaatttttataataatgctCATATGAGTGTTATTAAGGATAACAACTTATGcaaaattgtattatatatatacatgataaaacatttattaaaCCCCTCCAAAACAAGATAATTTATCTAACTACcataaaagtatatattgttccatattatctttaaattcatattaagaataataaaaataattttatttacagAAAGTTGTTGTATATAGGGTTAAATAATTGTATTACTTAttttagtatatatataatatgatatCTCCTTAACTTAGAAactataaattatattcatcatAATGGATGATACTCTAGTATGTacatttgtttatattatatttcctataatcttcattaatttttattttaatataattttcttaatacatatttttatcattttttttaaatggtTTCTTAGTGTCAAAACTTTGATGTTTTGAGGTATTATTTAACAGATGAATTAGGGGGAACCACAAGATATGAATTTAATCAAATTACAAATTTCAATAAGTACTGCCCTAGTGGAAACTGCAATAATGATCTcgaaaaaattacaattgGATTTTTATGGTTACTTGAACAATGTTTTTCTACATCCGTAAGTAAAAAgcataatgaaaataatactaatgcatattttatatatattatattatggTTAAGTCACAAGTTAAATCAAATAACAGGTCACAATTCCACCACAATAAAcgatttttataatgaacatgtaaaaaatagtgGTAAATATAGTAATTTTATAAGTGATTCCAGTAGATATACAGATCTTAAGGAATTCATAGATGAACGAAAAGATTTGTtgaatattaatattgaaGATCTGtctaaattttatgatgTATCCAAATTAATATGTAGTATGTATGGTAATGTTGCAAAGAATGAAAAAGGCGCCACCCTGTCAAATAATGcgaataattttgttaacAAATATACAACCCTTAACAATGACTGTAATATTAAAGGTACCGTACgtagtaaaatattttctactTTATCAACTgattatgataatataaaaaatgaatgtaAAGATGTTCAATGTAGAAATTTTCCAATCCTTCCAAAGATAAAAACAACAAAAAATGCTACAAAAGGTCCTGAACAAGCTTCTGAAACTATTTCTGTACAAACTTCTGCACAAACATCTGAAGTTACATCATCAAGTTCGTCGATAGGAAACCAATTATTTACAGTTTTATCGATATTTGGTGCAatagcattttttttaggaaTTTCTTATaaggtaaataataaggaattaaaaaattattttcattatatatatacaagcattaacaaaaataccATACGCTTCTTAACgttttatattagtattcGTTATTTGGATGTCGGAAACGAGCccaaaaacaatatttaagagaaaaaataaaaaatataaagaagagaatgaattattaatatatgaatcAGAGAGAGTG contains:
- a CDS encoding fam-a protein, coding for MNKFYIKIFFFLISIFVYVNNTSFATELDSPDDSLEHSLKMGIFMKNNNLITEPASDIDFLVKSNISQIDLIKTVKNNVTPDKEYLDYITQDKDYLDNLIPNKEYLDYITQDKDYLDNLIPNKEYLDYITQDKDYLDNLIPNKEYLDYITQDKDYLDNLIPNKEYLDYITQDKDYLDNLIPNKEYLDYINQDKDYLDNLIPNKDAQEFENHENRDLLSCTDYEEAKKASEIMCDCNQIVKMLYEPKDLYGFGSNDSKVLFIPRIVLKHNSNLVLIQKYSVTPFHKYNFGLFTIAEESNTTFFANTSININDETSANKKKGKKGVNLLNDHIDFDDIIRQIVLKNMFANFFGFIITKEYDHVGVTYVESNRHDKSYPKNYDKIKRRAQNMLNLMNILLYGFKG
- a CDS encoding BIR protein; amino-acid sequence: MDDKICRTFFALRNSFSNNLEVNGDYQFIMNQSTLNGYCTNNKCSSNLEKINAGCLFLFDAFFKDSSVFSSVAKNNINIVEYIIMWLSYMLNLKEQAGNMNNIQYFYTTYINNDKYKNTITDVTEYKNYKDLIDKKKDLINMNIKDISKFYDAFNTLCMIYIEFDEKSPNCNKYSGKAKEFVEKYKKLKEDSNITGNSSYNKLLSTLSNDYDNFKKKCSSVNCKDFPLLQEIKTTQPHVQSSKQIPEQTVETSEQIPEQTVQTIQKLEQISEVASSSSSIGNKLFTVLSIFGAIAFFSGIGYKYSLFKSRKRSRKHHLREKLKNKEETG
- a CDS encoding BIR protein, which encodes MDDTLCQNFDVLRYYLTDELGGTTRYEFNQITNFNKYCPSGNCNNDLEKITIGFLWLLEQCFSTSVSKKHNENNTNAYFIYIILWLSHKLNQITGHNSTTINDFYNEHVKNSGKYSNFISDSSRYTDLKEFIDERKDLLNINIEDLSKFYDVSKLICSMYGNVAKNEKGATLSNNANNFVNKYTTLNNDCNIKGTVRSKIFSTLSTDYDNIKNECKDVQCRNFPILPKIKTTKNATKGPEQASETISVQTSAQTSEVTSSSSSIGNQLFTVLSIFGAIAFFLGISYKYSLFGCRKRAQKQYLREKIKNIKKRMNY